A single Gemmatimonadales bacterium DNA region contains:
- a CDS encoding alpha/beta fold hydrolase, with amino-acid sequence MSQHEVDLAVYPDECDPYGHLNQASFLALFERARWAMLARGPGIDLFNRHGAWPAMRRAVVDYQAPAFPGDVLRFRQTLIHHGRTSFTMRQTATRTRDDRPVAAAEFVFVCIDRSGRPVPVPAELAEFMRAPAAPSATPQPESGLRNVMVNGVRLAVDVRGAGPALLLVHGYPLDHTIWSPQLDALGAWQRVAPDLRGMGRSDAPDLGYSMATYADDLVALLEALGIERAVVCGHSMGGYIVFEFLRRWRHRAAGVILVGTKPGPDGTEARRARDAAAAEAREHGAGAIADAMLPRMLAPETTASNPALARQVRDLMAATPVSGIVGALGAMRDRADSTSLLPRLGGVPVLVLVGAEDPFSPPAGAGAMAAAIPGARFVVIADAGHLPSLEQPAVMTAAMRDFLAGIG; translated from the coding sequence ATGAGCCAGCACGAAGTTGACCTCGCCGTCTATCCCGACGAGTGCGACCCGTACGGCCACCTGAACCAGGCGTCCTTTCTGGCGCTCTTCGAGCGCGCGCGCTGGGCGATGCTCGCGCGCGGACCCGGCATCGACCTCTTCAATCGCCACGGCGCCTGGCCGGCCATGCGGCGGGCGGTGGTAGACTATCAGGCGCCCGCCTTCCCCGGCGACGTGCTGCGCTTCCGGCAGACGCTCATTCATCACGGGCGCACCAGCTTCACCATGCGGCAGACCGCCACGCGCACGCGCGATGACCGACCGGTCGCCGCGGCGGAATTCGTGTTCGTATGCATCGATCGGAGCGGGCGACCGGTGCCGGTACCGGCGGAATTGGCGGAGTTCATGCGCGCGCCGGCCGCGCCGTCGGCCACGCCCCAGCCGGAGAGCGGTTTGCGCAACGTCATGGTGAACGGCGTCCGGCTCGCAGTCGATGTGCGCGGCGCGGGGCCCGCCCTGCTCCTGGTGCACGGCTACCCGCTCGATCACACCATCTGGAGCCCGCAGTTGGACGCGCTCGGCGCCTGGCAGCGTGTGGCACCCGACCTCCGCGGCATGGGCCGGTCGGACGCGCCCGACCTGGGCTACAGCATGGCCACCTACGCCGACGACCTCGTGGCGCTACTCGAAGCGTTGGGCATCGAGCGCGCCGTGGTCTGCGGGCACTCGATGGGCGGCTACATCGTGTTCGAGTTCCTGCGGCGATGGCGCCATCGCGCAGCCGGCGTGATCCTGGTCGGCACGAAGCCCGGGCCCGATGGCACGGAGGCGCGCCGCGCGCGCGACGCAGCGGCGGCCGAAGCTCGCGAGCACGGCGCCGGTGCCATTGCCGACGCCATGCTGCCGCGGATGCTCGCGCCGGAGACGACCGCGTCGAATCCGGCACTGGCGCGCCAGGTCAGAGATCTCATGGCCGCAACACCGGTTTCCGGCATTGTCGGCGCCCTTGGCGCCATGCGCGACCGCGCCGACAGCACCTCGCTCCTCCCGAGGCTTGGCGGCGTGCCGGTGCTGGTGCTCGTGGGTGCGGAGGATCCGTTCTCGCCGCCCGCAGGCGCGGGCGCAATGGCCGCCGCCATTCCCGGTGCGCGCTTCGTCGTAATCGCGGATGCCGGACACCTGCCATCGCTCGAGCAGCCCGCGGTGATGACCGCTGCCATGCGCGACTTTCTCGCGGGAATCGGATGA